A genomic segment from Spinacia oleracea cultivar Varoflay chromosome 3, BTI_SOV_V1, whole genome shotgun sequence encodes:
- the LOC110783222 gene encoding probable UDP-3-O-acyl-N-acetylglucosamine deacetylase 1, mitochondrial isoform X1, giving the protein MSFNVLKSSAAAVSWKSTGNLQKTLARCIEKHGVGLHSGRPTKIKIWPELAKKGRYFQVGSNVIESSINFVKESPLCTTLCKDGVMVTTVEHLLSALEAFGVDNCRIEITPSNPNEPGVEVPILDGSAREWVKAIEEAGLEDATDENGNNCEKMAPFVNEPIHLRKNDSFIAAFPSEEIHITCGINFPEVPSIGCQWFFSRNFNRSFYATDIASARTFCVYEEVEKIREMGLIKGGSLDNAIVCSASKGWLNSALRFHDEPCRHKVLDLIGDLSIFAKSGNQGLPVAHIVAYKAGHALHTDLVRHLT; this is encoded by the exons ATGTCATTCAACGTTTTGAAGTCCTCTGCAGCAGCGGTCTCATGGAAATCA ACGGGAAACCTTCAAAAAACACTAGCCAGATGCATAGAAAAGCATGGCGTCGGCCTACACTCAGGCAGACCAACCAAGATCAAAATATGGCCGGAGTTGGCAAAAAAAGGCAGGTATTTTCAAGTGGGTTCAAATGTAATTGAAAGTTCAATCAATTTTGTCAAAGAATCGCCTCTTTGTACAACGCTTTGTAAAGATGGTGTTATGGTTACCACCGTTGAGCATCTGCTTTCGGCTTTGGAGGCATTTGGGGTTGATAATTGTCGCATTGAGATCACCCCTAGTAATCCAAATGAACCTGGCGTCGAG GTGCCTATATTGGATGGTTCGGCAAGGGAGTGGGTGAAGGCAATTGAAGAAGCTGGCTTGGAGGATGCTACTGATGAGAACGGTAATAATTGTGAGAAGATGGCACCATTTGTTAATGAGCCTATTCATTTAAGGAAAAATGACTCATTCATCGCAGCTTTTCCATCCGAGGAGATTCATATTACTTGCGGCATCAATTTTCCGGAG GTGCCTTCCATTGGCTGCCAGTGGTTTTTTTCCAGAAATTTTAACAGGTCTTTCTATGCAACAGATATAGCTTCTGCCAGAACTTTTTGTGTTTATGAAGAG GTGGAGAAGATACGTGAGATGGGACTCATAAAAGGCGGATCACTAGACAATGCTATTGTTTGTAG tGCCTCAAAAGGTTGGCTAAACTCCGCACTGCGTTTCCATGATGAGCCTTGTCGCCATAAAGTCTTAGATCTTATTGGTGATCTCTCTATTTTTGCAAAATCTGGTAATCAAGGGCTTCCCGTAGCACATATTGTTGCTTATAAG GCTGGTCATGCTTTGCATACAGATCTTGTTCGCCATCTAACCTGA
- the LOC110783222 gene encoding probable UDP-3-O-acyl-N-acetylglucosamine deacetylase 1, mitochondrial isoform X2 — translation MSFNVLKSSAAAVSWKSTGNLQKTLARCIEKHGVGLHSGRPTKIKIWPELAKKGRYFQVGSNVIESSINFVKESPLCTTLCKDGVMVTTVEHLLSALEAFGVDNCRIEITPSNPNEPGVEVPILDGSAREWVKAIEEAGLEDATDENAFPSEEIHITCGINFPEVPSIGCQWFFSRNFNRSFYATDIASARTFCVYEEVEKIREMGLIKGGSLDNAIVCSASKGWLNSALRFHDEPCRHKVLDLIGDLSIFAKSGNQGLPVAHIVAYKAGHALHTDLVRHLT, via the exons ATGTCATTCAACGTTTTGAAGTCCTCTGCAGCAGCGGTCTCATGGAAATCA ACGGGAAACCTTCAAAAAACACTAGCCAGATGCATAGAAAAGCATGGCGTCGGCCTACACTCAGGCAGACCAACCAAGATCAAAATATGGCCGGAGTTGGCAAAAAAAGGCAGGTATTTTCAAGTGGGTTCAAATGTAATTGAAAGTTCAATCAATTTTGTCAAAGAATCGCCTCTTTGTACAACGCTTTGTAAAGATGGTGTTATGGTTACCACCGTTGAGCATCTGCTTTCGGCTTTGGAGGCATTTGGGGTTGATAATTGTCGCATTGAGATCACCCCTAGTAATCCAAATGAACCTGGCGTCGAG GTGCCTATATTGGATGGTTCGGCAAGGGAGTGGGTGAAGGCAATTGAAGAAGCTGGCTTGGAGGATGCTACTGATGAGAACG CTTTTCCATCCGAGGAGATTCATATTACTTGCGGCATCAATTTTCCGGAG GTGCCTTCCATTGGCTGCCAGTGGTTTTTTTCCAGAAATTTTAACAGGTCTTTCTATGCAACAGATATAGCTTCTGCCAGAACTTTTTGTGTTTATGAAGAG GTGGAGAAGATACGTGAGATGGGACTCATAAAAGGCGGATCACTAGACAATGCTATTGTTTGTAG tGCCTCAAAAGGTTGGCTAAACTCCGCACTGCGTTTCCATGATGAGCCTTGTCGCCATAAAGTCTTAGATCTTATTGGTGATCTCTCTATTTTTGCAAAATCTGGTAATCAAGGGCTTCCCGTAGCACATATTGTTGCTTATAAG GCTGGTCATGCTTTGCATACAGATCTTGTTCGCCATCTAACCTGA
- the LOC130469070 gene encoding uncharacterized protein: MKFAQDSHDGVKMTDVDRIRLCDWMTKEREKIAAACTKIGEGNHTSDGNVASRISELFIPVLEKLGPFTNHWWCLVISADPPTVYIIDSLITNPVEERKNAIDKLLIGVDKLLFNGEDEDTWGLLLTWRRTRMDIEIQEDNHSCGVRMLLSIKEFAEGYEGLRIPDIELARRLLLTQDILSPYNLERDRVKLLVNGTTKSENI; the protein is encoded by the exons ATGAAGTTTGCTCAAGACTCCCATGACGGTGTTAAGATGACTGATGTTGATCGCATCCGATTGTGTGATTGGATGACGAAGGAGAGGGAGAAGATAGCGGCCGCATGTACTAAAATTGGTGAAGGAAACCACACATCAGACGGGAATGTTGCGTCGCGAATATCTGAG TTGTTTATCCCAGTCCTTGAGAAGTTGGGACCCTTCACAAACCATTGGTGGTGTCTTGTTATATCTGCCGACCCTCCAACCGTATACATCATTGATTCTCTGATTACCAATCCAGTGGAGGAGCGCAAAAATGCAATTGATAAACTG CTAATTGGGGTTGACAAATTGTTATTCAATGGCGAAGATGAAGACACTTGGGGCCTGCTTCTTACATGGCGACGTACGCGGATGGATATAGAAATCCAGGAAGACAA CCATAGTTGCGGTGTCCGGATGTTGCTCTCTATTAAGGAGTTTGCTGAAGGCTATGAGGGGCTCCGTATACCAGACATTGAATTAGCGCGTCGGCTCTTGCTCACCCAGGACATTCTTAGTCCTTATAATCTCGAGCGTGATCGTGTAAAACTTTTGGTGAACGGGACAACAAAGTCCGAAAATATCTAA